The nucleotide sequence CTTTATGGTCTCTTATTGGAAAACTGAAGAAATTTCGGGAAAGATTCATTCGCCGTCATTGCTAAGAGATAGAGACAGAAGGGGATCAAGAAGAAGTGGGGAAATGAGGCCCCGATAATTGGCGGAGCGAGATGGATTGAGATAAGATAGTCGCCAAAAGTTGTCAGGAGATAATAAAGTCCGATGATCGCGATCCCGACGGTAAACCCGCCAACACGAGTGAGTCGGCCTGAAATAATTCCGAGCGGAACGCCGATGATCCCGAAGACGAGGGCCGCAAGGGAAAGGGCAAAGTGCTTATAAAAAGTTGAGAGCCGTTGGAGCGACTGAAGATCTTTCCCGCCAGAGGCTTCAATTTCTTTCTTCATCTCGCTAAAGGAAGGTCTTTTTGTAAGAGCTTCCTGCCTTCCGGCGAAAGAAGAAAGATCAACCCTCAAGTCATAGCGTTCAAAGGTCATCCGTTGATAATCGAGCTTATCCTTCCCCCGACGGTGGAGGCTTCCTTCCTGTAAATGAAATCCAAAGACCTCGTTGTCCGGGTCAGTAGTCAAGGTCCCCCGTTTTGCGACGATCATAACCGGCATTTCCGCATTTCTCCGGTCGATGATAAATACCCCCTCCATTTCCGAAAATGTCGGCATCGACTCGACATAGATCATCAGCTTCGAAAAAGTCTCATTAAAACGGCCCTCCTCCAGACCCACATTGATCCGCTTCTTTAGGATTTTTATGGCAAGCGATTTAAAGGATCCTTTCCCAAGGGGCTGCGCAAGCATTCCCATGGAGAGGGTGAGCAGGGAGGCGAGGAGAGAGAAGAGGAGGACGGGCCGAATCAGGCGGTAAAAACCGATGCCAACTGATTTCAGGGCGATGATTTCATTATCTGAAGAAAGTCGCTCAAAGGTAACGACCGATGCCAGCATCACAGCCATCGGAATCGACAGTAAAAAGAAAGAAGGGAGAAGGTACAAGAAAATCTGTGCCACGCTGACCAGGTCCACCCCTTTTCCGATGACCAGTTCCATTAACCTGAGAAGCTGTTGGATGAGTATGAGGAATGTGAGGATGAAGATCCCAATCAGAAATGGGATGGTCAACTCTTTCAGAATATAGCGGTCCAGGGATTTAAACATAGTGGCACGAATATACATGGGTTTTACTTTGTTTGTAAATATTGGAACCTATGATTAAGTCTGGGCTGAATTTTTAGGGAGATAGAATGTTTCGATTCAAGGCATAAATCGCAGAGAATAGCCTGCTATTTTCAAGATTTACAACGCAGAAGTGGGACATTATTGCCCTGAAAAATAATTTATGACTTATTCAGAGGTGCCTATATTACGGTATCGAGTTGATGGATCAAAAGATCTGATAGCTACATATAAACTTGGAATTTTGTAGAAAAGAATATAGAATATTTAGACCCTTATGAAAACTATTGACGATCTTAAACCACTCATTACAGCCCTTCAAGAGATTCAGCAAATTGCAAGCGCCGTCGCGCTGCTTTCCTGGGATCAGGAAACCCACATGCCTCTAGGAGGTGGAGAAGCGCGGGCCGAACAGCTTTCCGTTCTTGGCGCATTAGTCCATGAAAAACGCATTGGTGAGGAGATGAAGAGGCTTCTCTCAAAATGGCTTGAACTAGAAACGGGAAAGCTACAGGAAGGTGACGCCGCCTGGGATGAACCCGCGCGCGGGCTATTAAGAGAAGTCTGGAACGATTACAGTAAGAGCACAAAGCTACCCTCCGACTTCGTTCGAAGGATCGGAAAAGCGGCTTCCCTTTCACACCAGGTATGGGTCGAGGCCCGGAAGAAAAATGATTTCCCCCTCTTTGCCCCGTATCTCAAAAAAATGATCACATTGAAGAAAGAGGAGGCGGCCTATCTGGGCTATGACGATTCTCCCTATGATCCTCTTTTGGATTCCTATGAGCCTGGGATGACCGTCAAACAGATCGCCCCCCTTTTTGCAGCGTTGAAGGCCGATCTTGTTCCAATTCTCGAAAAGATTATGGTATCTCGGGTAAAATTGAAAGAGGATTTTCTCCATTTTCATTACCCAATCGCTCAGCAGTTGGTCTTCGGCAGAGAGATTCTGGAGGTGATGGGATATAATTTCCAAAACGGGAGGCAGGACCTATCCGCCCACCCTTTTACGATCTCCTTTCATCCAACCGACGTCCGGATTACAACACGGGTGGAAGTAAAGGATATGTGCTCTTCTCTCTTTAGCTCGATTCATGAAGGGGGACATGCCTTGTATGAGCAGGGCCTTTCTCCCGAATATTTTGGTTCACCGCTTGGAGAAGCGGTTTCACTGGGTATTCACGAAAGCCAGTCCCGCCTATGGGAAAATTGTATCGGCCGGTCGAGGCCGTTCTGGCGGCACTTCTATCCTATCCTTCAGGCGCATTTTCCAGATCAATTAAAGACGATCGACTTGGAGTCATACTATACTGCAATTAATATTGTTCGCCCTTCACTGATTAGGGTCGAAGCGGATGAGTTGACCTATAATCTGCACATCATGGTCCGTTTTGAGATTGAAAGGGCATTGATTGAGGGGGACCTTGACGTGGCCGAACTTCCTGGGCTATGGAAGGAAAAAATGAGGGAATATCTCAGCATTGTTCCCGAATCAGATTCCGAGGGGGTACTACAGGATGTTCACTGGTCCGGCGGAGCGATCGGTTATTTCCCGACCTATACACTGGGTAATCTTTATGCTGCACAGATTTTCAGGCAAGCAAAAATGGAAATCCCTGAATTAAGCCCTCAGATTGAAAAGGGGGATCTACTTCCGCTTAAAGAGTGGTTAAACAAAAAGATTCATCGTTGGGGAAGGCAATACCGTAGTGGGGACCTTATTCGACGGATAACGGGTGAACCCTTGAATCCACGCTATTTTATTGAAGCCCTGAATGAGAAGTTCGGCGAGATTTACTTGTTTTGAAGAACCCCGCCCTAGAGGGGCGAGGATTCTCCAACTCGAAAGGATAAAAACCTTAATATTTTTATTTGCTCGCTTACCCCTGGAATGGCGGGGATTGCGCTCACTATGCGTGTTCATAACCAGATATGGTCTGATTTCAGATTCTAATACTGAGGCTCCTGAAGTTAGCTGTTAATTTTGATTTCCCCTTCAATTTCCCTTTAAGCCTTGAAAAATCAATGGGTTTGTGATAAATTGGACATTGCGGTGAGGCAGGATGGAAGAAGTGCAGAAATTCAAGATCAGGGATCGTCGTTCCTTTCTCATGAACGAACCGGGAGAAAGGACGTCCGAAGATAAATCTTCGTTAGAAGCAAAAGAGAAACCGGATTCCTCCTTTGAGAAAAAGGATTCTCACCAAGCAGCCGGGACCTATCCTGTCAATTTTTCTTCCTTTATTCTATCCTTGGCCACATCAGCGCTGATAAATCTTGAGGAAGAGGCGAATCCGGCAACTGGAGAGAAGTCAGTTCAGTTGCCGATGGCAAGGCAGGTCATTGATCTTCTCACCCTTCTTGAAGAAAAAACCCAGGGAAACCTTTCAAAGGATGAGGCTGGGTTGATCTCTCAGCTGCTCTTTACCTTGAGGATGAAATTTGTTGAAATGGAAAAGAAAGCCCATTCCTGATCTGACCCCCTTCCTTTGATAACAAACCGCATGGAGTGAAGGCCTAATACCTTATTCCGTCTCTCCCGGTTCCCTTATAGTAGAGGAGCCCTATTTGTCAAAGAAGTGGGTTCTAGTCCCTTTATTTACACTAATCCTTCTGGCCGTCGGTTCTCACTTCTTCTTCCAGAGTGGTTATGTCTCGTCGAAGGCCAAACAATTTGCTGAAACACGTATTACAAGCCTGCTGAACAGGAAAGTCCAGATTCGTTCTGCCCAAATAAACCTCCTTTCCGCCTCTGTTTCCTTGACAGGGGTTTCTATTGAGATCCAAAAATCCGGATCCCCTTCTGAGTTCATTTCCGAAAAAATCCGGATCGCCTTCAGCCCTTGGTCTCTTTTCATGGAGGCTTTTATGATCGGAGAAGTTGTGATCGACTCTCCTGTCCTGGTCCTGACCGAACAGACCCTGGATGAAATAAGATCCGCCCCCCTTCCTCAGGTCTCCGAAACAGAGGACACTCCGGAAAAAGTGGTCATACGTTCTATTCTGATCAGAAATGGACGCTTCTCCTACCAGGGAGAGAATAATGTCAAGGCGGTTTCGCTCGATAAATTTGACCTAAAAATCGACCCCAATTTAAAGATGGATCGCTTCGAGATCAAACTTTCAGGGGAGGAAGTCGTCTTCTCTACAGACAGGGGAGATGGACGCCTGGAACGATTTGAAGTGAAAATGCTTGTCCATCCTGACGGGATTGATCTGGAGAAGGCATCGCTTACCTCCAGGCAGTTGACCCTTCTGGGCGAGGGTATTTTTACCTTCGGCCATGAAAATCCACTTGATTTTAGATTTGATGCCCAGATACCGGTCGCACATTTTGACCTTGAACACGCAGGCGCTTCCAGAGATCTACTTCTACGAGGGAAAAAATTGTCTGGAAAATCGGTTCTCCTTGGACAATTATCCGGTTCCCTTGCAAACCCGAATTTAAAAGGGAGAATGATTCTTTCACCGCTCTTCCTTGACGGCCAGGAAATCGGAACACTTGAGGCGAATGTGACCTATGACAAGGGCTTGCTTACTTTCGACGCGGTTTCGGGGGAGGTTTTTTCCGGGTCAGTTTCCGGGAGCGGGCAGGTACACCTCCCTCTCGTGGCGAATCCAGATAAAGAACCGGACGAAGCGCCAGGCTATCAACTTAAGTTGGAGTATCAGGGGCTTTCTCTTCACAAGGTGATACAGAACATCCGGGGCGATGATGTGGAGGGGGATCGACTATTGGAAGGGGTCTTTCTTGATGGTAATGTTGTCCTGTCGGGGGGAAATTTTGACAGTAAAGGCCTTATAGCGAAAGGCCACATTAATGCGGTACGGCACCCTCTTTTTTCTCCCGCACTGCCTGCAAAAGCAAAGCGCTTTCCCAGGCTCATGTCCCTTTTTAGCAACGGAGCGTCGCGATGGCTTTGGTCTGAGGGTCGGTTGCTCATGGACAAAGGGACGATTGCCTTCCCGGATATGAGGGTAGACTTTCAAGGAGAATGGAATCAAGAGGTCGGACTTGTCCTCAATACAAAGGCCCACAGCGAAGAAGTCAAGGGGCTTGCCGCTTTGCTTCGAATTCCGCTCACCGGACGAATTGAGCTCAAGGGGATTCTGGGCGGTCGCATTGCGCAACCTACGTTTGAAGGAGAACTTCTTGTTGAAAAGTGGTCGCTAAGGGATCAATCCTTTGGAACGCTTTCATCACAGGTATCTTATGCAAACAAGAAGGTCAGTTTAAAACAGGGCACCTTAAGGAGTTCTTCCTCTTTTTCTCAGGGGAAGAAAAGAAAGGGAAAAAGGGATCTCGCCCAATACCAATTTGAAGGGGAGGTGGGCTTTGAGGATTATCCGATCCCCGCATTTGATCTCCGTGTTGACTTGAAATCAGCCAATCCTATGGAAATTCTGAACTTGTTTAAAAGACCGATTCCCCTCCAGACAACAGCGACAGGCCATTTGCTCATTCAGGGGTCTCCCAAAGATTTGAATGTACATGGATCTCTTATATTCTCAAAAGGAGTACTTTATGGTGAATCTTTTGAACGGGGAAAGCTCAAATTGACCGTGACCGAAAAAGAGGTTCGTTTTCGAAATGTTGTCCTTAAAAAGAAACTTGCCCGTCTTGTCGGTGAGGGGGAGGTGGGGTTCCGCGGAGTTTATAGGATTGCGTTACGGGGGAAGCACCTACAGGTTCATAAATCCGGATTTTTCCAATCGCGCCTGCCCTTCCTTGGCGGAGAGGTGGACCTGGAGATTTCGGGAAAAGGAAGTTTCAAGGAACCGGGATTGAATGTACATGTCGACATAAAAGACTTGCGTTATGGCGACCTGGAGGGAGGGAGAGGGAAACTGACAATTGACTGGCATAACCAGAAGATCAAAATGGAAGGGAAGCTTCCTGGAAAAGACTTTTACCTGGAAGGGCAGGCCGCCCTAACGGACTCCTATCCGTTCTCTTTTAAAAGCCACTTTGATACCCTTCAACTTGCCCCTTTCTTCAGGGCTCATCTCACCGGTCTTATTTCGGATATCGGGATTCAACTCACAGGAACAATGGAAGGACAGGGTGAGTTCTCTCACCTGGAGCGTGTGAACCTGAAAGGATCATTCACAAAGATGCTGGCAGATTTTAGCGGTTACAACATTCAGAATGACGGCACCATCATGATTCATTCGGAAGAGGGTAACTTTCAGATAAAAGACAGCCGTTTCAAGGGGGAGAATACTTCTTTGGCCTTCAACGGGAACATCGCCCTTCTGAGAAGCTGGGACCTCCTGGTGGAGGGGGAAGCGGACTTGAACCTGATCAAGTTTTTTACGAAACAGATCTCCTCTGGCAGTGGAAAAGCGGTTCTTAGTCTCAGTGTTTCCGAGCATTGGAAAAAACCCCACATCAACGGAGTCCTCCACCTCAAAAATGGTAAGATTCGGACTGCAGCTTTTTCCAGGATGATTCTCATCGATTCTCTGGAGCTTGTTTTTAATCAGGATCATCTACTTCTTGAAACTTTTGAAGGGAAAGTCGGGGGAGGACGGTTTCATGGCAGTGGGAAGGCCCGTATCTCTGGATTATCCCTGAAGTCGTTCGGCTTTTTACTGACCCTCGAAAATGCAGGCGTGCAAATTCTGCCCAAGCTGATTGCAACGGTTGATGGAGATCTCTTATTCCAACGCAATGAGAAAGGCCAGTCACTCAAGGGGGAGTTAAAGCTAAAACGCGCTGTCTATAAAGAGCGGACAGATCTAAAATCCTTGATCACAAAGATCAATAAAAAGAAGGGGAAAGCCCTCTGGCGCGATGCCCCGATTTCCGGAAGAACGGCGTTGAACATTCATATCTATGCAAGGGAAGGAGTCTGGATTAACAACAACATTGCGAAGATCCCTTTGTCGCTCGATCTCTTCCTAAGAGGTTCTAATGAACAACCTCTACTGATTGGGCGGATTGATCTTCCCAGAGGGAAAATATTTCTCAGAAGAAACCATTTCAGGCTTATCTCCGGTTCAGTCGATTTCCTGAACCCCGAAAAGATCGACCCGACGTTTGATATCCATGCAAAAACAGACATCCGGAATTACGCGACGGATCAGACTTACAAGGTCGAACTGTCGCTAAGAGGAACCTTGTCCCAAATCACCTTAAGTCTGGCATCATATCCTTCGCTTCCTCAGGCGGATATCCTTGCCCTGCTCACGATTGGGAAAACAACAGCGGATATTGTCGAAGGCGGCGCAGGGGGGGAGGCGACCGCGTTTGTCGTTTCAGAATTATTAGAGGAACCCGTCCAGAGAGTCACCGGGGTCGACCGGATTCAAGTCAACCCAACGGTTGGAGGGTCCAATGGTTCGAAAACCTCCAATGGGACTCGCTTTACTGCTGAAAAAAGGCTTCTGGAAGACCGTTTAATTGTGGTTTATTCTACAACGCTTGATCCCTCAGAAGAAGATTTAATTCGAATGGTGTATGAGGTGAATAAGAATATCTCTCTGGTCGGAAATAGGGATGACAGAGGGCAAATAGGAGGGGATATTCGATTTCGATTCGAGTTTCGCTAATATTCATTCTATTTCTCTTAGTGAGTCCTGATGTTCTCCTTGCGACGGAATGGGAAGGACGTGTTATTGCGCAGATCACCTTTGACCGTGCGGGTAATATTTCGGATGAGGATTTACTTCAACTTATCCGAATGAATCCTGGAGACCGCTTCAAGTACGATAATATTCGGAAGGCGATTAAACATCTTTATCAGACAGGACACTACAAAGATATCCTGGTCGAGGCTGAACCCTCCGGAAAGGATCGGGCCGCGCTTCACTTCATTCTGATTGAAAGACAATTTCTATCCTCAATCCGTATCTCGGGGAATCACACTATTTCTGAAAAAGATATCCTCAATGCGCTGTCATTTAAGCCCGGAGACGTGTTTACAGAGGCTTATTGGCGTGAGTTGCTCGCTCAAATCGCTTCATTTTATCAGAAAGAGGGATTTTTTCGCGTCAAGTTTTCATCGCAAATGCAATCAGAGAATGAGGATAGAAGGAAAATAAAGGCCGCCCTCAGAATTGATGAGGGAAAGCGTGTTCGGATCCGCACGCTCACTCTCCAGGGAGAAAAGTTTTTTCCGAACTGGATCCTGGCACTCAGGATTTTCTCGCATAAGGGAGAGTTTTATCGGCATCGTGTTTTTGAGGAAGATATCTATCGGCTGAAATCATTTTATGAATTGAAAGGTTATCTGAAGGCAACGGTAGGTCCGGCCGTGGTGACTTATATTGAAGAGACCAATGAAGTTGACATACTTCTTTCTCTCAACTCATCGAACAAGATCAACTTTTTTTTTGAAGGGGAAAACCTCTTCTCTCGAAAAAAACTTGAATCACTCTTGCTGATCAAAGAAGAGCGTAGCGACGACGAAGATGTCCTGGAAGAAAGTGCCCGTCAGATCGAAGGACTTTATCGTCAAGAGGGATATCCATTCGCGGAAGTGAAATCTGTTTTTAGACGTTTTCCTTCGGAAAATAGGATAGAGGTCCACTTTAAAATAAAGAGCGGATTCAGGGCAAAGATTCGAGAGATTCGATTTTCCGGTAATTACGCATTCAGACAAAAACGTCTTCAGGCGCTCATTTTACTACAGGAAGAAGGCCTGATTAAAAAACAGCTTTATACGGAAGAGGCCCTTGATGAAGATGTTACGCTTTTATCTAACTTTTACAAGGAAAATGGTTTTCAGGACATTGAGATAAAGGGTATTCCAAAATTTGATGCTCTCCAGAGATACCTGACTGTCGTCTTTAGGATCGATGAAGGAATTCGCACCCGAATTGAAAACATTGCTATTGTAGGCAGTCGGGCCCTTTCCGAGGCTGAACTTCTCGGCGTTCTGGGCGAGCATTCCCAAACGCCCTATAATGAAACCGTTGTCGGGGAGGGCAGGGCGAAACTGCTGTCAGCTTATTCAAGAAAAGGATATTTACATACTGATATTACACCAGCTATCGACTCCTCCCTCGACCGAACCAACGTGAGAATAACCTACCATGTGACTGAGGGCGTTCAGGTCCGGTTAGGCCAGATTCACCTGAAAGGGAATCTGCGTGCCAAAGATTATGTTCTACTCCGGGAGATCACTATTCGGGAAGGAGATCTATATAACCCCGAGAAACTCCTGGAGAGCCAGCTTAGGCTTTCTAAAATCGGACTCTTTTCGGTGCTGCATTTTGACCCCATCCAATTCGAGGATAATCTGACCACACAGGATGTTCAACTCACTGTTGAAGAAAGACCAAGCATTGCCCTGGACTTCGGATTTGGTTTTGGAAACAGAGAACGACTTCGCGGCTTCGTCGAGGTTTCACATCGTAATCTTTGGGGAACGAGCCGCTCACTGAGTGCACGGGCTGAGGGTAGCCGAGTTGAAGAACGGTATCAAATTAATTACAGAGAACCTTGGTTCCTGGGTAAAAAGATTAACGCGAAGCTTACTTCCACCTATGAGGACCTGGAGGAAGTTTCTTTTGACCTGGAAACGTTCAGCGGCGCCTTTGGCCTTGATAAATCATTTACAGACCACCTTAGAGGGTCTATTCTCTATGAATATGAACTCCGGAGAACAAGTAATGTGGCACCAACGACCACACTGAGTCCTGAAGATATCGAGAGGTTTACAATTGCGACGATGAACCTTTCACTCATTCGTGATTCACGCGATGATCCCTTTAATCCTCGTAGCGGTTCAGTGAATGGAGTGTCTATAAGGAACGCGGAAACATTTCTCGGTTCAGATGTCGAACTGGTGAAGACAACAATTCAAAGCCGATGGTACTTCTCTCTAGGCTCACACATGGTCTTTGCCTTGTCTGCCAGGGCCGGTGTTGCAAAACGCTTAGGGGAAACGACCCTGATTCCTCTTTCGGAACGTTTCTTTGTCGGGGGAAGAAGCACTGTGCGAGGTTATGATGAGGATGAACTGGGCGTACAAAATGTCACGATTATCAACGGAGAGCCAACCGGCGGAGAGGCAATGGTTGTCCTCAACGAGGAACTACGGATCTTCCTCCCTAAATCGTTTGGTCTCGTCTTATTTTTTGATCATGGAAATGTCTGGAGAAATTATCAAGATATTTCTCTTTCCCAGGCGAAATCAAGCGCTGGAATAGGATTGCGGTATAATACTCCTATAGGCCCTTTGAGATTTGATTGGGGGTACAAACTGAACCGTGAATTTTCTGAAGAACCCTGGGTTCTCCACTTCACCTTGGGACATGCCTTCTAATTGGAATAAATTCTAGGCACAAAGAAGAAAATGTCAAACACATCCCATATCCGACCCGTTTATATCTTGATTCTTGGAACGGCCATTCTCTTATTCTTTTATCTCAATAAGGGAAAAAATATCACTGAGATCTTCACATCCCCATCTGAAAGGGGAACGCCTGTACTGTCAGATGAGGGAACCTTTTTTCCTCCTTCCACCGATGGCCCTTCGACCGTCATCGATATTCCTTCAAAGGATCTCCCCGAGTGGGCATTGATAAATCGTAAAGCCTTGACTGCATTTAACCAATCAAATTACCAGGAAGCCCTTACCCTTTTTCAAAAAGCATTGAAGCAGCGACCGGGTGATGATATCCTGGATAAGAATATTGCACAGGCCTACGCTCAACTTGGATGGAAGGCTATTCGGAGTAACCGATATTCGGAGGCAATCCTTAAATTTGATAAGGCCATAGAGGCTGTCCCAGGCGAAACCGCCCACTATATTGGAAAAGCTCTGGCACTGCATCGGCTTGAACGGGGATTTGAGGCACTTGAAACCCTTGAAACCGGTCTTCAACTCAATCCAATAGAGGCGGTTTTATACAGAATCGGGGGACAGATCTATTATGATCGAAATGAATATGAGAAGGCCATTCATGCTTGGGAAAATGTGCTTCAAATCACGCCTGAAGATCATTCCCTCTCCGTTTCTCTGGAAAAGCTGAAACGAGAGCAACGCCTTTTTTCAGGTTTTCAGAGAGAAGGGACAAACCACTTTACCCTGTTGTTTGAAGGTCAGGAGGATCGAACCTGGATCAGGCCGGTGCTACAGTCTCTTGAAGACGCTTATCAGGAAATTGGTCAGACGATATCCTATTATCCACAGAGGACCATTTTTACCGTTCTGTATACCGATCAACAGTTTCGGGATGTGACAAAAAGCCCGGCTTGGACGAAGGCCCTCTTTGACGGCAAAATACACCTTCCGGTCGGGGGAAGGCTTCAGGATTTAAAATTATTGAAAAAACTGATCTATCATGAATATACTCATGCTCTGGTTCATCAACTTTCAGGCGGAAAGGT is from Candidatus Manganitrophaceae bacterium and encodes:
- a CDS encoding YjgP/YjgQ family permease translates to MYIRATMFKSLDRYILKELTIPFLIGIFILTFLILIQQLLRLMELVIGKGVDLVSVAQIFLYLLPSFFLLSIPMAVMLASVVTFERLSSDNEIIALKSVGIGFYRLIRPVLLFSLLASLLTLSMGMLAQPLGKGSFKSLAIKILKKRINVGLEEGRFNETFSKLMIYVESMPTFSEMEGVFIIDRRNAEMPVMIVAKRGTLTTDPDNEVFGFHLQEGSLHRRGKDKLDYQRMTFERYDLRVDLSSFAGRQEALTKRPSFSEMKKEIEASGGKDLQSLQRLSTFYKHFALSLAALVFGIIGVPLGIISGRLTRVGGFTVGIAIIGLYYLLTTFGDYLISIHLAPPIIGASFPHFFLIPFCLYLLAMTANESFPKFLQFSNKRP
- a CDS encoding carboxypeptidase M32, which translates into the protein MKTIDDLKPLITALQEIQQIASAVALLSWDQETHMPLGGGEARAEQLSVLGALVHEKRIGEEMKRLLSKWLELETGKLQEGDAAWDEPARGLLREVWNDYSKSTKLPSDFVRRIGKAASLSHQVWVEARKKNDFPLFAPYLKKMITLKKEEAAYLGYDDSPYDPLLDSYEPGMTVKQIAPLFAALKADLVPILEKIMVSRVKLKEDFLHFHYPIAQQLVFGREILEVMGYNFQNGRQDLSAHPFTISFHPTDVRITTRVEVKDMCSSLFSSIHEGGHALYEQGLSPEYFGSPLGEAVSLGIHESQSRLWENCIGRSRPFWRHFYPILQAHFPDQLKTIDLESYYTAINIVRPSLIRVEADELTYNLHIMVRFEIERALIEGDLDVAELPGLWKEKMREYLSIVPESDSEGVLQDVHWSGGAIGYFPTYTLGNLYAAQIFRQAKMEIPELSPQIEKGDLLPLKEWLNKKIHRWGRQYRSGDLIRRITGEPLNPRYFIEALNEKFGEIYLF
- a CDS encoding DUF1844 domain-containing protein: MNEPGERTSEDKSSLEAKEKPDSSFEKKDSHQAAGTYPVNFSSFILSLATSALINLEEEANPATGEKSVQLPMARQVIDLLTLLEEKTQGNLSKDEAGLISQLLFTLRMKFVEMEKKAHS
- the bamA gene encoding outer membrane protein assembly factor BamA; the protein is MSPDVLLATEWEGRVIAQITFDRAGNISDEDLLQLIRMNPGDRFKYDNIRKAIKHLYQTGHYKDILVEAEPSGKDRAALHFILIERQFLSSIRISGNHTISEKDILNALSFKPGDVFTEAYWRELLAQIASFYQKEGFFRVKFSSQMQSENEDRRKIKAALRIDEGKRVRIRTLTLQGEKFFPNWILALRIFSHKGEFYRHRVFEEDIYRLKSFYELKGYLKATVGPAVVTYIEETNEVDILLSLNSSNKINFFFEGENLFSRKKLESLLLIKEERSDDEDVLEESARQIEGLYRQEGYPFAEVKSVFRRFPSENRIEVHFKIKSGFRAKIREIRFSGNYAFRQKRLQALILLQEEGLIKKQLYTEEALDEDVTLLSNFYKENGFQDIEIKGIPKFDALQRYLTVVFRIDEGIRTRIENIAIVGSRALSEAELLGVLGEHSQTPYNETVVGEGRAKLLSAYSRKGYLHTDITPAIDSSLDRTNVRITYHVTEGVQVRLGQIHLKGNLRAKDYVLLREITIREGDLYNPEKLLESQLRLSKIGLFSVLHFDPIQFEDNLTTQDVQLTVEERPSIALDFGFGFGNRERLRGFVEVSHRNLWGTSRSLSARAEGSRVEERYQINYREPWFLGKKINAKLTSTYEDLEEVSFDLETFSGAFGLDKSFTDHLRGSILYEYELRRTSNVAPTTTLSPEDIERFTIATMNLSLIRDSRDDPFNPRSGSVNGVSIRNAETFLGSDVELVKTTIQSRWYFSLGSHMVFALSARAGVAKRLGETTLIPLSERFFVGGRSTVRGYDEDELGVQNVTIINGEPTGGEAMVVLNEELRIFLPKSFGLVLFFDHGNVWRNYQDISLSQAKSSAGIGLRYNTPIGPLRFDWGYKLNREFSEEPWVLHFTLGHAF
- a CDS encoding tetratricopeptide repeat protein is translated as MSNTSHIRPVYILILGTAILLFFYLNKGKNITEIFTSPSERGTPVLSDEGTFFPPSTDGPSTVIDIPSKDLPEWALINRKALTAFNQSNYQEALTLFQKALKQRPGDDILDKNIAQAYAQLGWKAIRSNRYSEAILKFDKAIEAVPGETAHYIGKALALHRLERGFEALETLETGLQLNPIEAVLYRIGGQIYYDRNEYEKAIHAWENVLQITPEDHSLSVSLEKLKREQRLFSGFQREGTNHFTLLFEGQEDRTWIRPVLQSLEDAYQEIGQTISYYPQRTIFTVLYTDQQFRDVTKSPAWTKALFDGKIHLPVGGRLQDLKLLKKLIYHEYTHALVHQLSGGKVPTWLNEGLAIFFEEKARQGKVRRTVLRERAPKSMLPLEKLHGSFMTFDKMTADRAYEVSEIATAYLIQRHGFFRIKQLLEKLSSGQPFPAAFDETFLISYKDFQTELRREAPRGR